One region of Trinickia violacea genomic DNA includes:
- the thiC gene encoding phosphomethylpyrimidine synthase ThiC, with protein sequence MNANPKFISADAHVDAAAVEPLPNSRKVYVTGSRPDIQVPMREISQADTPTAFGGEKNPPIYVYDTSGPYSDPKNKIDVRRGLPALRENWIDERSDTETLPGLTSEYGRERAADPATAQLRFPGLHRTPRRAKAGANVSQMHYARRGIITPEMEFIAIRENQRRAEYLESLKASGPNGAKLAAMMGRQHPGQAFGAAAFGPNALTEITPEFVREEVARGRAIIPANINHPESEPMIIGRNFLVKINANIGNSAVTSSIGEEVDKMTWAIRWGGDTVMDLSTGKHIHETREWIIRNSPVPIGTVPIYQALEKVNGKAEDLTWEIFRDTLIEQAEQGVDYFTIHAGVLLRYVPLTANRMTGIVSRGGSIMAKWCLAHHKESFLYEHFEDICEIMKAYDVSFSLGDGLRPGSIYDANDEAQLGELKTLGELTQIAWKHDVQVMIEGPGHVPMQLIKENMDRQLDWCDEAPFYTLGPLTTDIAPGYDHITSGIGAAMIGWFGTAMLCYVTPKEHLGLPNKDDVKEGIITYKLAAHAADLAKGHPGAQVRDNALSKARFEFRWEDQFNLGLDPDKAREFHDETLPKDSAKVAHFCSMCGPHFCSMKITQDVREFAAAQGITEDVALKKGMEVKAVEFVKSGSEIYQKQ encoded by the coding sequence ATGAACGCCAACCCCAAATTCATTTCCGCCGACGCGCACGTGGATGCTGCCGCCGTCGAGCCGTTGCCGAACTCCCGAAAGGTCTATGTGACCGGATCGCGCCCCGACATTCAGGTGCCGATGCGCGAAATCTCTCAGGCCGATACGCCGACTGCCTTCGGCGGGGAAAAGAATCCCCCCATCTACGTGTACGACACTTCTGGCCCGTATTCTGATCCCAAAAATAAGATTGATGTACGCCGGGGTCTTCCCGCATTGCGCGAGAACTGGATTGACGAGCGCAGCGACACGGAAACGCTGCCGGGCCTGACGAGCGAGTACGGACGCGAGCGCGCGGCCGATCCGGCCACCGCGCAACTGCGTTTTCCGGGCCTGCACCGCACGCCGCGCCGCGCCAAAGCGGGCGCCAACGTGTCGCAAATGCATTACGCGCGCCGCGGCATCATCACGCCGGAAATGGAGTTCATCGCGATCCGCGAGAACCAGCGCCGCGCCGAGTACCTCGAGAGCCTCAAGGCGAGCGGCCCGAACGGCGCGAAGCTCGCCGCGATGATGGGCCGCCAGCACCCGGGCCAGGCGTTCGGCGCCGCGGCCTTCGGCCCGAACGCGCTCACCGAGATCACCCCTGAGTTCGTGCGCGAGGAAGTGGCGCGCGGCCGCGCGATCATCCCCGCGAACATCAATCACCCGGAAAGCGAACCGATGATCATCGGCCGCAACTTCCTCGTGAAGATCAACGCGAACATCGGCAATTCAGCGGTGACCTCCTCCATCGGCGAGGAAGTCGACAAGATGACGTGGGCGATCCGCTGGGGCGGCGACACGGTGATGGACCTGTCGACGGGCAAGCACATCCACGAAACGCGCGAATGGATCATCCGCAACAGCCCGGTGCCGATCGGCACGGTGCCGATCTATCAAGCATTGGAAAAGGTCAACGGCAAGGCCGAAGACCTGACCTGGGAAATCTTCCGCGACACGCTGATCGAACAGGCCGAGCAAGGCGTCGACTACTTCACGATCCACGCGGGCGTGCTGTTGCGCTATGTGCCGCTGACGGCGAACCGCATGACCGGCATCGTCTCGCGCGGCGGCTCGATCATGGCGAAGTGGTGCCTCGCGCATCACAAAGAAAGCTTCCTCTACGAGCACTTCGAAGACATCTGCGAAATCATGAAGGCCTACGACGTGAGCTTCTCGCTCGGCGACGGCCTGCGTCCCGGCTCGATCTACGACGCCAACGACGAAGCCCAGCTCGGCGAATTGAAGACGCTCGGCGAGCTCACGCAGATCGCATGGAAGCACGACGTGCAGGTGATGATCGAAGGCCCGGGCCACGTGCCGATGCAGCTCATCAAAGAGAACATGGATCGGCAGCTCGACTGGTGCGACGAGGCGCCGTTCTACACGCTCGGGCCGCTCACCACCGATATCGCCCCGGGCTACGACCACATCACGTCGGGCATCGGCGCGGCGATGATCGGCTGGTTCGGCACCGCGATGCTTTGCTACGTGACGCCGAAGGAGCACCTCGGCCTGCCGAACAAGGACGACGTGAAGGAAGGCATCATCACGTACAAGCTCGCGGCCCACGCGGCGGACTTGGCGAAAGGCCATCCTGGCGCGCAAGTGCGCGACAACGCGCTGTCGAAAGCGCGCTTCGAGTTCCGCTGGGAAGACCAGTTCAACCTCGGCCTCGATCCGGACAAGGCGCGCGAATTCCACGACGAAACGCTGCCGAAGGATTCGGCGAAGGTCGCGCACTTCTGCTCGATGTGCGGCCCGCACTTCTGCTCGATGAAGATCACTCAGGACGTGCGCGAGTTCGCGGCTGCCCAGGGCATCACGGAGGACGTGGCGCTCAAGAAAGGCATGGAAGTGAAAGCCGTCGAGTTCGTCAAGAGCGGCTCGGAGATCTATCAGAAGCAGTGA
- a CDS encoding DUF1223 domain-containing protein: MHTRTRTTTIWRWAAWAIALPLSLGANGLALAGVACSAHSPAHRVALVELYSSEGCSSCPPADRWLSQLHGGSPGADIVPLELHVDYWNRLGWTDRFSQHRFTERQENLAAFAGGHLIYTPEVFVAGRELRDWGASDFDGRLRELAAQPAQADVAIRLAPVTPGAASQAGGASGAGSGAAAAVNPQGLGVDAQFTARSTAPRTLNAYVAVYENQLSSQVDAGENHGATLHHDRVVRAWLGPVPLVGGVARIRRNVVVAADASDTASPGRFGVAAFIEDAATGDVLQAADLPACR; this comes from the coding sequence ATGCACACTAGGACACGCACGACAACGATATGGCGGTGGGCGGCATGGGCGATCGCGCTGCCGCTTTCGCTCGGCGCAAACGGACTCGCTCTGGCAGGCGTCGCGTGCAGCGCGCACAGTCCCGCGCATCGCGTCGCGCTCGTCGAGCTTTACAGCAGCGAAGGATGCAGCAGTTGCCCGCCGGCCGATCGCTGGCTCAGTCAATTGCATGGCGGCAGCCCGGGCGCGGACATCGTGCCGTTGGAGTTGCACGTCGACTACTGGAACCGCCTCGGCTGGACCGATCGCTTCTCGCAGCATCGCTTCACCGAGCGGCAGGAGAATCTCGCCGCTTTTGCGGGCGGCCATCTGATCTATACGCCTGAAGTGTTTGTCGCTGGCCGCGAATTGCGCGACTGGGGCGCGTCGGACTTCGACGGGCGTCTTCGCGAACTGGCGGCTCAGCCCGCGCAAGCCGATGTGGCGATTCGCCTTGCGCCGGTTACGCCTGGCGCGGCGAGTCAGGCGGGCGGGGCGAGCGGCGCGGGTTCAGGGGCCGCGGCCGCGGTGAATCCGCAAGGGCTCGGCGTCGACGCGCAATTCACCGCGCGCTCGACTGCGCCGCGCACGCTGAACGCCTACGTCGCGGTCTATGAGAATCAGCTCAGCTCGCAGGTCGACGCGGGCGAGAACCATGGCGCGACGCTGCATCACGACCGCGTCGTGCGCGCATGGCTCGGGCCGGTGCCGCTCGTCGGCGGCGTCGCGCGGATTCGGCGCAACGTCGTGGTTGCCGCGGACGCCAGCGATACGGCGTCGCCCGGCCGCTTCGGCGTCGCCGCGTTCATCGAGGACGCGGCGACCGGCGACGTGTTGCAAGCCGCCGATCTGCCGGCTTGCCGTTAA
- a CDS encoding cytochrome b/b6 domain-containing protein: MSTSHARARPAETLHQRRDAPVHPAWVRITHWLNALAAITMMLSGWQIYDASPIFSSFMFPPKFALGGWLGGALQWHFAAMWLLLFNGIVYLVLNVASGRFFRTFFPLSPRAVIRDLASALTGKLSHADLRHYNAVQKLAYLVVIIDLIVLVLSGLAIWKSVQFPLLRELMGGYDSARVVHFFAMWVLFAFLVVHLVMVALVPRSLIAMLRGR, from the coding sequence ATGTCCACATCGCATGCTCGCGCGAGACCCGCCGAGACGCTGCACCAACGGCGCGACGCGCCCGTTCATCCGGCCTGGGTCCGCATCACGCACTGGCTCAACGCGCTCGCCGCGATCACGATGATGCTTTCGGGCTGGCAGATCTACGACGCGTCGCCGATCTTCTCGAGCTTCATGTTCCCGCCCAAGTTCGCGCTCGGCGGCTGGCTCGGCGGCGCGCTGCAGTGGCACTTCGCGGCGATGTGGCTGCTCCTCTTCAACGGGATCGTTTATCTCGTGCTGAACGTCGCGAGCGGCCGTTTCTTTCGCACGTTCTTTCCGCTTTCGCCGCGCGCGGTGATCCGCGATCTCGCGAGCGCGCTGACCGGCAAGCTGTCGCACGCGGATCTGCGCCACTACAACGCGGTGCAGAAGCTCGCTTACCTGGTCGTGATCATCGACTTGATCGTGCTCGTGCTGTCCGGCCTCGCGATCTGGAAGTCGGTGCAGTTTCCGCTGTTGCGCGAACTGATGGGCGGCTACGATTCGGCGCGCGTCGTGCACTTCTTTGCGATGTGGGTGTTGTTCGCGTTTCTCGTCGTGCATCTCGTGATGGTCGCGCTCGTGCCGCGCTCGCTGATCGCGATGCTGCGCGGCCGATAA
- a CDS encoding molybdopterin-dependent oxidoreductase: MVNPTDPNFAKDVAGVSKLDRHAILTDARRELALPSRRAFGKRVLTLGGLLMLTGCSLTDDKSVNAFLLKVSRMNDRVQAWLFDPKQLAPTYTEAQLTRPFPFNAYYGIDDVPDVDGSDFKLQVGGLVTGKRTWTLAELYALPHAEQITRHICVEGWSAIGHWGGTPFADFLRRVGADTSAKYVGFKCADDYYESIDMPTALHPQTLLTFQYDGQTLPPQYGFPMKLRMPTKLGYKNPKHIMEIFVTNTYPGGYWPDQGYNWFGGS; the protein is encoded by the coding sequence ATGGTGAATCCAACCGATCCCAATTTCGCAAAGGATGTGGCAGGCGTCAGCAAGCTCGACCGCCACGCGATCCTGACCGACGCGCGGCGCGAACTCGCCTTGCCGTCGCGCCGCGCGTTCGGCAAGCGGGTGCTGACGCTCGGCGGTCTTCTGATGCTGACAGGCTGCTCGCTGACCGACGACAAGTCCGTCAACGCGTTTCTGTTGAAGGTGTCGAGGATGAACGACCGCGTGCAGGCGTGGCTCTTCGATCCGAAGCAACTCGCGCCGACCTACACCGAAGCGCAGTTGACGCGGCCGTTTCCGTTCAACGCGTACTACGGCATCGACGACGTGCCCGACGTCGACGGCAGCGACTTCAAGCTGCAGGTGGGCGGTCTCGTCACCGGCAAGCGCACGTGGACGCTCGCCGAGCTGTACGCGCTGCCGCACGCGGAGCAGATCACGCGCCACATTTGCGTGGAAGGGTGGAGCGCGATCGGGCATTGGGGCGGCACGCCGTTTGCGGATTTTCTGCGGCGCGTGGGCGCGGATACGAGCGCGAAATACGTCGGCTTCAAATGCGCGGACGACTATTACGAGAGCATCGACATGCCGACCGCCCTGCATCCGCAAACCCTCCTCACCTTCCAATACGACGGGCAGACGCTGCCGCCGCAGTACGGCTTTCCGATGAAGCTGCGCATGCCGACCAAGCTCGGCTACAAGAACCCGAAACACATCATGGAGATCTTCGTGACTAATACTTACCCCGGCGGCTATTGGCCCGACCAGGGGTACAACTGGTTCGGCGGGTCCTGA
- a CDS encoding Lrp/AsnC family transcriptional regulator, with translation MILDRTDIRILRQLESDGRISNQDLANAVALSPSACLRRVKLLEEHGIIEGYRCVIAPKSIGVEFEALVHVSMRPDVDGWHDTFVKAIREWPEVIAAQVVTGASNYVLTVRARSLDHFSDFVMNRLHRATGVMSINSNIVLATLKRDGSVLDLANQPS, from the coding sequence ATGATCCTCGATCGCACCGATATACGCATCCTCCGTCAGCTCGAAAGCGACGGGCGCATCAGTAATCAGGATCTCGCGAACGCGGTCGCGCTATCGCCGTCCGCCTGTCTGCGGCGAGTGAAACTGCTCGAGGAGCACGGAATTATCGAGGGCTACCGGTGCGTGATCGCGCCAAAGAGTATTGGCGTCGAGTTTGAGGCACTGGTGCACGTGTCGATGCGACCAGACGTCGACGGCTGGCACGACACGTTCGTCAAGGCGATTCGGGAATGGCCGGAAGTGATCGCCGCTCAAGTCGTCACAGGCGCATCGAACTACGTGCTGACGGTGCGGGCCCGCAGTCTCGATCACTTCTCCGATTTCGTCATGAACCGCCTGCATCGTGCAACGGGGGTCATGTCGATCAATTCCAACATTGTTCTAGCGACACTGAAGCGCGATGGCTCGGTGCTGGACCTAGCGAACCAGCCTTCGTAA
- a CDS encoding porin produces MLKFGVVIGGAVSVSAFAQNAVTLYGIVDQSIRYTTNADAANGSMWQMANGAITNSRWGLKGSEDLGNGLKAIFRLENGFEPQNGEMDSNRLFGRYAYVGLSGGFGTVEMGRQTTEGFNLFGDLDPLTVGNYTANMWPYFLTQGYASNVVSYSNTISGLSVGASYGFGGQPGSLTENSYWGVRSEYTQGALTLGGVYQQTRDMQSHAQQMWGVAGRYVVGPASIFLGYVGGKDATGEIDRDFLNDPSRTVTYGSFVDHPRKDTIGYTGIVYRVDPAITVTGAFYYDTIKNVNGIGGNSGKRYTGVLEAEYALSKGTQVYGTVDYNKVSGGAVTELPGSSHQAGVAMGMRHIF; encoded by the coding sequence ATGCTGAAATTTGGGGTGGTAATTGGCGGCGCCGTCTCGGTTAGCGCGTTTGCTCAGAACGCCGTCACGTTGTATGGCATCGTCGACCAGAGCATCCGGTACACGACGAATGCCGATGCGGCGAACGGCAGCATGTGGCAGATGGCAAACGGGGCTATCACCAATAGCCGGTGGGGATTGAAGGGGTCGGAGGATCTGGGCAATGGCTTGAAAGCGATCTTCCGTCTGGAAAACGGTTTCGAGCCGCAGAACGGGGAGATGGATAGCAACCGGCTGTTCGGCCGCTATGCCTACGTTGGACTGTCCGGCGGCTTCGGCACCGTCGAAATGGGCCGGCAGACCACGGAGGGTTTCAATCTGTTCGGCGATCTCGATCCGCTGACCGTCGGAAACTACACGGCCAACATGTGGCCGTATTTCCTGACGCAGGGGTATGCGAGCAACGTCGTCAGCTACAGCAACACGATCTCCGGATTGAGCGTCGGGGCGAGCTATGGTTTCGGGGGGCAGCCGGGCAGCCTGACCGAAAACTCGTATTGGGGCGTTCGCTCCGAGTACACGCAAGGAGCGCTGACATTGGGCGGCGTGTACCAGCAAACCCGTGACATGCAGAGCCATGCCCAACAGATGTGGGGTGTGGCCGGCCGCTACGTCGTCGGACCTGCGTCGATCTTTCTCGGCTACGTCGGCGGCAAGGACGCGACGGGAGAGATCGATCGGGACTTCCTGAACGATCCGAGCCGCACGGTCACCTATGGGTCGTTCGTCGACCATCCGCGCAAGGACACCATCGGCTATACCGGCATCGTCTATAGGGTCGATCCGGCGATTACCGTTACGGGCGCGTTCTACTACGACACCATCAAGAACGTGAACGGTATCGGCGGTAACAGCGGTAAACGCTACACCGGTGTGCTCGAAGCCGAATACGCCCTGTCCAAGGGCACTCAAGTGTACGGCACGGTCGATTACAACAAGGTCTCGGGCGGCGCCGTTACCGAACTGCCGGGTAGCAGCCACCAGGCGGGCGTGGCGATGGGTATGCGTCACATTTTTTGA
- a CDS encoding amino acid permease: MSSEGQFQKIAAREEGLRRTLSARQMTMIAIGGAIGTGLFLGSGFAISFAGPSVLISYGIGALISLLLMGCLAEMTVAHPTSGSFGAYAEHYLSPWAGFLVRYAYWACIVLAVGAEVTAVALYMKYWFPAVPGWMWIVGFSSVLVLVNALSVNVFGSVEYWFSVVKITAIVAFIVIGGYVVFVNPSLVAGTNDGVGASVAGFHHYVDHGGFFPKGVWGMWVAVIVSIFSYLSIEMIAVAAGEAQDPERAVTRAFRSTMVRLVLFYLVTLALMLAIVPWTVAGRDESPFVKVMAAVHMPGAAGVINLVVLVAALSAMNSQLYITTRMMFSLARAGHAPRGLGEVNSRGVPLSALLLSTAGIAVATIVSVVYPDASFTIMMAISMFGAMFTWMMIFVTHYFFRRAWTRSGRRAPSFRMPGFPLLTLLGAGLMLATMVTTYFTAEFHMTLIFGVPFLILLSVLYFACFRRQPALTQAGDPSRRA, from the coding sequence ATGAGTTCGGAAGGGCAATTCCAGAAGATTGCCGCACGTGAAGAGGGGCTTCGGCGCACTCTGAGCGCCCGGCAGATGACGATGATTGCAATCGGTGGCGCAATCGGAACCGGCTTGTTTCTCGGCAGTGGTTTCGCGATCAGCTTTGCCGGGCCCAGTGTATTGATCAGCTATGGGATTGGCGCGCTGATCTCTCTACTGCTGATGGGTTGTCTCGCGGAAATGACGGTCGCTCATCCCACGTCGGGCTCGTTCGGGGCTTATGCCGAGCACTACTTGAGCCCGTGGGCGGGCTTTCTCGTGCGCTACGCGTATTGGGCGTGCATCGTGCTTGCGGTCGGCGCCGAGGTGACGGCCGTCGCGCTTTACATGAAGTACTGGTTTCCCGCTGTACCGGGCTGGATGTGGATCGTCGGATTCTCGAGCGTGCTCGTGCTGGTCAACGCGCTGAGCGTCAATGTGTTCGGTTCGGTCGAGTACTGGTTCTCGGTCGTCAAGATCACGGCCATCGTTGCTTTTATCGTGATCGGCGGCTACGTCGTGTTCGTGAATCCGTCCCTGGTGGCGGGCACGAACGACGGCGTCGGTGCGTCGGTGGCGGGCTTCCATCACTACGTCGACCATGGCGGATTTTTCCCCAAGGGCGTCTGGGGGATGTGGGTCGCGGTCATCGTCTCGATCTTCAGTTACCTGAGCATCGAAATGATCGCGGTAGCCGCAGGCGAGGCGCAAGATCCGGAGCGGGCTGTGACGCGCGCATTTCGCTCGACGATGGTTCGCCTGGTGCTGTTTTATCTGGTCACGCTTGCGTTGATGCTGGCGATCGTGCCGTGGACCGTGGCCGGTCGCGACGAAAGCCCGTTCGTCAAGGTCATGGCCGCGGTTCATATGCCGGGTGCGGCAGGCGTGATCAATTTGGTCGTGCTGGTCGCGGCGTTGTCGGCGATGAACAGCCAGCTCTACATCACGACCCGCATGATGTTCAGTCTTGCGCGTGCAGGCCATGCGCCGCGCGGCCTAGGTGAAGTCAACAGCAGGGGCGTGCCTCTCAGTGCGCTATTGCTGTCGACGGCGGGTATCGCGGTGGCGACGATCGTGAGCGTCGTCTACCCGGACGCGTCCTTTACCATCATGATGGCGATCTCGATGTTCGGCGCGATGTTCACCTGGATGATGATTTTCGTCACGCACTACTTTTTTCGCCGAGCCTGGACCCGTAGCGGCCGTCGTGCGCCCAGTTTCCGGATGCCGGGATTCCCGCTGCTGACGCTGCTTGGTGCGGGGCTGATGCTTGCCACCATGGTGACGACGTATTTCACGGCCGAGTTTCACATGACGCTGATTTTCGGCGTGCCGTTCCTGATCCTGCTGAGCGTGCTGTATTTCGCGTGCTTTCGACGCCAGCCGGCGTTGACCCAGGCGGGGGACCCGTCCCGCCGCGCTTGA
- a CDS encoding response regulator transcription factor, which yields MRIAVLDDDPAQTDFVCQTLAAAGHVCHAFGEGRALVKQLRRQTFDLLVLDWNVPDMSGEDVLNWVRQSVSDRLPVLFMTSRSRETDIASMLNTGADDYVVKPVPASVLLARVGALLRRAYQLNPAVTREVFGEYEFDLSAKHVLVKGAAVTLTQKEFELALLLFQHLSRPLSRAHILDVIWKQAVDIPSRTMDTHVSMLRAKLGLRPENGYRLTPIYGYGYRLERLEQEGA from the coding sequence ATGAGAATCGCAGTACTGGATGACGATCCGGCGCAGACCGATTTTGTTTGTCAGACGCTGGCAGCGGCGGGACATGTTTGTCACGCATTTGGAGAAGGGCGCGCACTCGTGAAGCAGTTGCGCCGCCAAACGTTCGACTTGCTCGTGCTCGACTGGAACGTGCCCGACATGTCCGGCGAAGACGTGCTGAACTGGGTCCGGCAGAGCGTATCGGACCGCTTGCCGGTGCTCTTCATGACGAGCCGCAGCCGCGAGACCGACATCGCGTCGATGCTCAACACCGGCGCCGACGACTACGTCGTCAAGCCCGTGCCGGCCTCCGTGCTGCTCGCGCGCGTGGGCGCGCTGCTGCGGCGCGCCTATCAGCTCAATCCGGCCGTGACGAGGGAAGTCTTCGGCGAATATGAGTTCGACCTGAGCGCCAAGCACGTCCTGGTGAAGGGCGCGGCGGTGACCCTCACGCAAAAGGAATTCGAGCTCGCGCTGTTGCTGTTCCAGCATTTGAGTCGGCCGTTGTCGCGCGCGCACATCCTCGATGTGATCTGGAAGCAGGCCGTCGACATTCCGTCGCGCACGATGGATACGCACGTGTCGATGCTGCGTGCGAAGCTCGGGCTGCGTCCCGAGAACGGCTACCGGCTCACGCCGATCTACGGCTACGGGTATCGCCTCGAGCGTCTCGAACAGGAGGGCGCGTGA
- a CDS encoding FecR domain-containing protein, with protein sequence MRRASRAASAPQRLARSSKRAALAGLIATLAACGAQSADAHQPSASAAAAQYAPYVTKTGDNLFDISDRYLRDSNDWRVLARLNRVSEPRHLPPGMTLRLPVALLKRTNLTASVVAMSGPVERAFRDGPFLPLTDGATLTEGDRLRTGDNGFVTLELADGSHLSLPSNSQIDLHTLQQTALTGTTVRHFELKRGEVDSEVTHATRKDDRFQIRSPSVVAGVRGTQFRVDYDDAQQATAVEVLDGTVGVDRASAAAQRDAMAAEQLVHARYGSVTRATGGVGGPIALLGAPALTNPAKVQDDPAVAFDLQPLAGAARYRVAIARDAGVLDRVRDERVDGPHASFADLADGTYFVRLSAIDANGLEGLPQTYAFERRLTGLSTSAARRAGSRDFEFRWLVSQANQAQANPQAKTRFRFVLAATPDLQHPIVDRVDLDAGHLVVSNLPAGVYYWTVVAEQFENGKFYEKGSPVQSFTLAY encoded by the coding sequence GTGAGGCGCGCGAGCCGGGCGGCGTCAGCGCCGCAGCGGCTCGCACGGTCTTCGAAGCGCGCGGCGCTCGCGGGTTTGATCGCGACGCTCGCGGCTTGCGGCGCGCAGTCCGCCGACGCGCACCAGCCGAGCGCGTCCGCTGCTGCCGCTCAATACGCCCCCTACGTGACGAAGACGGGCGACAACCTCTTCGATATCTCCGACCGCTATCTGCGCGATTCGAACGACTGGCGCGTGCTCGCGCGGCTCAATCGCGTTTCCGAGCCGCGCCATCTCCCGCCCGGCATGACGTTGCGGCTGCCGGTCGCGCTGCTCAAGCGGACGAACCTGACGGCGAGCGTCGTCGCGATGAGCGGGCCGGTCGAGCGTGCGTTTCGCGACGGTCCATTCCTGCCGCTGACCGACGGCGCGACGTTGACCGAAGGCGACCGCCTGCGCACCGGGGACAACGGCTTCGTCACGCTGGAGCTGGCCGACGGCTCGCACTTGTCGCTGCCGTCGAACAGCCAGATCGATCTCCATACGCTGCAGCAGACGGCGCTCACCGGCACGACGGTGCGTCACTTCGAGCTCAAGCGCGGCGAAGTCGATAGCGAGGTCACGCACGCGACGCGCAAGGACGACCGCTTTCAGATCCGCTCGCCGTCGGTGGTGGCCGGCGTGCGCGGCACGCAGTTTCGCGTGGACTATGACGACGCGCAGCAGGCGACGGCGGTCGAGGTGCTCGACGGCACGGTCGGCGTAGACAGGGCGAGCGCCGCGGCTCAGCGCGATGCGATGGCCGCCGAGCAGCTCGTCCATGCGCGCTACGGCAGCGTCACGCGAGCGACGGGTGGCGTCGGCGGGCCAATCGCATTGCTTGGCGCGCCCGCGCTGACGAATCCCGCGAAAGTGCAGGACGATCCGGCGGTGGCGTTCGACTTGCAGCCGCTCGCCGGCGCCGCGCGCTACCGCGTCGCGATCGCGCGCGATGCGGGCGTGCTCGATCGGGTGCGCGACGAACGCGTCGACGGGCCGCACGCATCGTTTGCCGATCTGGCGGACGGCACGTATTTCGTGCGCCTCTCGGCAATCGACGCGAACGGTCTCGAAGGACTGCCGCAGACCTATGCGTTCGAGCGCCGCTTGACCGGGCTTTCGACCTCGGCCGCGCGTCGCGCCGGCAGCCGCGACTTCGAATTCCGCTGGCTCGTGAGTCAGGCGAACCAGGCGCAGGCCAACCCGCAGGCCAAGACACGCTTCCGTTTCGTGCTCGCCGCCACGCCGGACTTGCAGCATCCGATTGTCGATCGCGTCGACCTCGACGCCGGGCATCTCGTCGTCTCCAATTTGCCGGCGGGCGTCTACTATTGGACGGTCGTCGCCGAGCAATTCGAGAACGGGAAGTTCTATGAAAAGGGCAGTCCGGTGCAGTCCTTCACGCTGGCCTACTAG